One window of Bacillus alkalicellulosilyticus genomic DNA carries:
- a CDS encoding methionine ABC transporter ATP-binding protein, with protein sequence MISIQGIRKLFETKDGIVTAIDHVDLTIQEGEIYGIIGYSGAGKSTLIRMLNCLERPTSGTITIGDKELSSLKGSKLRKARQEISMIFQHFNLLWSGTVRENISFPLEIAGIPKEERNARVDELITLVGLEGRGESYPSQLSGGQKQRVGIARALANRPKVLLCDEATSALDPKTTDSILELLVDINQKLGLTIVLITHEMHVIQKICNRVAVMEAGNVVEEGQVLDVFRNPQKNITKDFVKQVTESGDMEDVINTLVKNNPSGVIAKISFVGEKAEQPFMTMLIRHFDVDVNILQGKITQTVDGSYGTLFVRLDGEIDEVNRAIAYIGEQNIDVEVITSGN encoded by the coding sequence TTGATTTCAATACAAGGAATTCGGAAGTTGTTTGAAACGAAAGACGGTATCGTAACAGCGATTGACCATGTTGATTTAACGATTCAAGAAGGAGAAATCTATGGAATCATTGGTTATAGTGGTGCTGGTAAAAGTACATTAATACGAATGCTTAACTGTTTAGAACGTCCAACAAGCGGGACGATAACGATTGGTGATAAAGAGCTATCGAGCTTAAAAGGGTCTAAGTTACGAAAAGCCCGACAAGAAATAAGTATGATTTTCCAGCATTTTAATTTGTTATGGTCGGGAACGGTCAGAGAAAATATTTCGTTTCCGCTTGAAATTGCAGGTATCCCAAAGGAAGAGCGGAATGCAAGAGTGGACGAGTTAATTACGTTAGTTGGTCTTGAAGGGCGTGGCGAATCTTATCCTTCCCAATTAAGTGGTGGCCAAAAACAACGCGTAGGGATTGCAAGGGCACTTGCAAACCGTCCTAAGGTATTGCTTTGTGATGAAGCTACGTCTGCACTTGACCCGAAGACCACCGATTCAATCTTAGAGCTACTTGTTGATATTAATCAAAAGCTTGGATTAACGATTGTGTTAATTACTCACGAAATGCATGTGATCCAAAAGATATGTAACCGTGTTGCTGTCATGGAGGCTGGTAATGTAGTAGAAGAAGGTCAGGTTCTTGATGTGTTTCGCAATCCTCAAAAGAATATAACAAAAGATTTTGTGAAACAAGTTACAGAATCCGGCGATATGGAAGATGTCATTAACACTCTTGTAAAAAACAATCCTTCCGGAGTAATTGCCAAAATAAGTTTTGTTGGTGAAAAAGCAGAACAACCGTTTATGACGATGTTAATTCGCCATTTTGATGTTGATGTCAATATCCTTCAAGGGAAAATTACACAAACGGTGGATGGTTCTTACGGTACTTTGTTTGTTAGGCTTGACGGAGAAATTGATGAAGTAAATAGAGCGATTGCTTACATCGGTGAACAGAACATCGATGTGGAGGTGATAACAAGTGGGAACTAA
- a CDS encoding YibE/F family protein gives MNVILALILFILMVMVGGEKGARSFIAIFFNFGVLFLTILFMTHPNANPILLTIIACAAISFISLFFINGINVKTITAFMSTVITIVLLLLFIFLINKNVLIQGFGEEEIEDLTVFSLYIGVDFVKIGASMIIMSTIGAIIDIAISIASPMREIYAHNTSITRRELFSAGISIGRDILGTSANTIFFAFFGSYMALLIWYKDLSYSFGQIINSKIFSAEMITIFCAGIGIALTIPITAAITAYFLVSRVGHN, from the coding sequence ATGAATGTGATATTAGCGCTTATTTTATTTATTTTGATGGTCATGGTTGGAGGCGAAAAAGGAGCAAGGTCTTTTATTGCTATCTTTTTTAACTTTGGTGTTCTTTTTCTTACGATTCTTTTTATGACCCATCCGAATGCAAACCCAATTCTATTAACAATTATAGCTTGCGCAGCAATAAGTTTTATTAGTTTATTTTTTATAAATGGAATTAATGTAAAAACAATTACAGCATTCATGTCAACGGTAATAACGATTGTTCTTTTACTTCTGTTCATCTTCCTAATTAATAAAAACGTACTGATTCAGGGATTCGGTGAAGAAGAGATAGAAGATCTAACTGTGTTTTCGCTTTACATCGGAGTGGATTTTGTGAAAATTGGTGCTTCAATGATTATTATGAGTACAATAGGCGCTATTATTGATATTGCGATTTCGATTGCCTCTCCTATGCGCGAAATTTATGCTCATAATACCTCAATAACGAGAAGAGAGTTATTCTCTGCTGGCATTAGTATAGGAAGAGATATATTAGGAACGAGTGCGAATACGATATTTTTTGCGTTCTTCGGAAGTTATATGGCGTTGCTGATATGGTATAAAGATTTATCCTATTCTTTTGGGCAAATCATTAATTCTAAAATATTTAGTGCAGAAATGATTACTATATTTTGTGCGGGTATTGGTATAGCATTGACGATACCAATTACAGCTGCGATTACCGCCTATTTTTTAGTCAGTAGAGTGGGACATAACTAG
- a CDS encoding YibE/F family protein: MKAHLFDLLRQKSALVYIIIVLFCISSLIFVNHNYSFYNQPIAKVIETNLLDTTEVVDMFENEDRLFTQHIVAKVMNGDEKGQLIHLTNEYSLSGAYDHEFKVGHELFVWIEEGDTNLTGAIQDVKRDKYVVFVAWIFIFTLLIVGKKQGLFSIISLLVNAVLLSFALDVYLKTSNISLVFICGIAVILFTAISLLLVNGFHEKTYAAVIATIVGTFTLLFITYLVMWLTSDSGLRYEEMQFLTRPHQMVFMAGVLVGTLGAVMDVAITMSSSIFGLYEKNHNISVKALKQSGMEIGKDIMGTMTNILFFVYISGSIPMLILYFNNASPLGFTLSMNLSLEMARALAGGIGIVLTIPIGLYISIYFVKQKRARI, encoded by the coding sequence ATGAAAGCCCACTTATTTGATTTACTACGGCAAAAAAGTGCCCTTGTTTATATTATAATTGTTCTTTTTTGTATTTCTTCCTTAATCTTTGTGAATCACAACTATTCATTTTATAATCAGCCTATAGCCAAAGTAATTGAAACGAACCTACTAGATACGACCGAAGTGGTTGATATGTTTGAAAATGAAGACCGTTTATTTACTCAGCATATCGTAGCTAAGGTGATGAACGGAGATGAAAAAGGCCAGCTTATCCACTTAACAAATGAATATTCGTTATCTGGTGCATATGACCATGAATTTAAAGTAGGTCATGAACTTTTTGTATGGATTGAAGAAGGAGATACAAATTTAACTGGCGCCATACAAGATGTAAAACGTGATAAATATGTGGTGTTTGTCGCTTGGATTTTTATCTTTACATTACTGATTGTTGGGAAAAAACAAGGTTTGTTTTCTATTATTAGTTTACTAGTGAATGCTGTGTTGTTATCTTTTGCGCTAGATGTTTACTTGAAAACGTCAAACATAAGCCTTGTCTTTATATGTGGTATAGCTGTTATTTTATTTACTGCGATTTCATTACTGCTCGTTAATGGCTTTCATGAAAAAACCTATGCTGCGGTCATCGCAACCATCGTCGGAACGTTTACATTGTTATTCATAACTTATCTTGTCATGTGGCTCACTTCTGATAGTGGACTACGATACGAAGAAATGCAATTTTTGACGAGACCACATCAAATGGTCTTTATGGCAGGTGTGTTAGTAGGTACATTAGGAGCAGTAATGGATGTTGCGATTACGATGTCATCTTCTATATTTGGTCTGTATGAAAAGAACCATAATATCAGTGTAAAAGCGTTAAAACAATCAGGGATGGAAATTGGCAAAGATATTATGGGAACGATGACTAACATTCTATTTTTTGTATATATAAGCGGGTCGATTCCAATGCTTATCCTTTACTTTAATAATGCTTCTCCCCTTGGCTTTACTTTATCTATGAATCTTTCTTTGGAGATGGCTAGAGCTCTTGCAGGAGGAATTGGGATCGTATTAACGATTCCGATTGGACTTTACATTTCGATTTACTTTGTGAAACAAAAGAGGGCCAGAATATGA
- a CDS encoding DUF4395 domain-containing protein, with amino-acid sequence MKEIPIYLVKSNQLMMVTLTVSALLLQSWPIVALTLVLVLISLIFGGKANIAFMIAKKLNKKDRSTEETESVELTRFNQTIAAILLAIGLGILLAGHWSGWILVAMVTVAATIALLGFCVGCFMYFQLKKMRYQLKK; translated from the coding sequence ATGAAGGAAATTCCTATTTACCTAGTTAAATCCAATCAATTAATGATGGTTACTTTAACGGTTTCTGCACTTTTACTACAAAGCTGGCCAATTGTTGCCCTTACTTTAGTACTTGTTCTCATCTCATTGATATTCGGTGGAAAAGCAAATATTGCTTTTATGATTGCTAAGAAACTAAATAAGAAAGACCGTTCTACGGAAGAAACAGAATCGGTTGAGCTTACACGTTTTAATCAAACGATTGCTGCAATTTTATTAGCAATCGGTTTAGGTATTTTACTTGCTGGTCATTGGAGCGGTTGGATTTTAGTAGCGATGGTTACGGTAGCAGCAACGATAGCCTTATTAGGTTTTTGTGTTGGATGCTTTATGTACTTCCAACTGAAAAAAATGCGTTATCAGCTAAAAAAATAA
- a CDS encoding YusG family protein, with product MNEPSMKKVDVTGKIEGKLENGAMNLYMDEAVVGKIIMSDEGKNTYEMSQGYEFEDNKVFRYEAEHPEDQDKYVEGCDMGWC from the coding sequence ATGAATGAACCAAGCATGAAAAAAGTAGACGTTACCGGAAAAATCGAAGGTAAATTAGAAAACGGTGCCATGAACTTATATATGGATGAAGCCGTTGTCGGAAAAATCATCATGAGTGATGAAGGGAAAAACACTTACGAGATGAGCCAAGGGTATGAATTTGAGGACAATAAGGTATTTCGGTATGAAGCGGAACACCCTGAGGACCAAGATAAGTATGTAGAAGGTTGCGACATGGGTTGGTGTTAA
- the gcvH gene encoding glycine cleavage system protein GcvH, whose product MNLPKELKYSEEHEWVKIEDGKVRIGITDFAQSELGDIVFVELPEVGDDITADEPFGSVESVKTVSELYAPISGKVVEVNEDLDDSPEFVNESPYEKAWMIVIEPSDLSEADKLMSVDEYKKMITEE is encoded by the coding sequence GTGAATTTACCTAAAGAGTTAAAGTATTCTGAAGAGCATGAGTGGGTAAAAATAGAAGATGGTAAAGTTCGTATTGGAATTACTGATTTTGCGCAATCTGAGTTAGGAGATATTGTATTTGTTGAACTTCCAGAAGTAGGAGACGATATTACAGCAGATGAGCCTTTTGGCAGTGTGGAATCTGTAAAAACAGTTTCTGAACTTTATGCACCAATCAGCGGAAAAGTAGTTGAGGTAAATGAAGACCTTGATGATTCTCCAGAATTCGTTAACGAATCACCGTATGAAAAAGCATGGATGATTGTCATTGAACCATCTGACCTTTCAGAAGCGGACAAGCTTATGTCAGTTGATGAATATAAAAAGATGATAACTGAAGAATAA
- a CDS encoding arsenate reductase family protein, whose translation MALTFYWYPNCGTCKKAKAWLESNGIAFEPIHIVEHPPSKEELKELYEKSNLELKKFFNTSGKKYRELGIKDKIPTATEDELLQLLASDGMLIKRPIVTDGSKVTVGFKEEQFEQTWKS comes from the coding sequence ATGGCTTTAACATTTTATTGGTATCCGAATTGTGGAACATGTAAAAAGGCAAAAGCATGGTTAGAAAGTAATGGAATTGCTTTTGAACCAATACATATTGTAGAACATCCACCAAGTAAAGAAGAATTAAAAGAGTTGTATGAAAAAAGCAATCTAGAGTTAAAAAAGTTCTTTAATACAAGCGGAAAAAAATATCGCGAGCTAGGAATCAAGGATAAAATTCCAACAGCTACAGAAGATGAGTTATTACAGCTATTAGCTTCCGATGGGATGTTAATTAAACGACCGATCGTCACAGACGGAAGCAAAGTTACAGTTGGCTTTAAGGAAGAGCAGTTTGAACAAACTTGGAAATCGTAA
- a CDS encoding acyl-CoA dehydrogenase family protein, with protein sequence MSDVKQEIVKGASFLIEDVAAESVFTPEDFTEEHVMIGKTAEDFVVNEVVPEIEKIEEHQFDISRRLLSEAGELGLLGADVPEEYGGLGLDKISSSIITEKFARAGSFSLSYGAHVGIGSLPIVFFGNHEQKEKYLPALATGEKIAAYALTEPGSGSDALGAKTTAVLNEAGTHYVLNGEKQWITNSAFADVFVVYAKIDGEHFSAFIVEKEYEGVSTGPEEKKMGIKGSSTRTLILEDALVPKDNLLGEAGKGHIIAFNILNVGRYKLGIGTVGGSKRCLELAANYANERKQFKQPIAKFTLIQEKLANMATMIYAAESSIYRTGGLFEERLGGLTDEEQKDGREVAKAIAEYAVECSLNKIVGSETLDYVADEAVQIHGGYGFMAEYEVERAYRDSRINRIFEGTNEINRLLVPGTILRKAMKGELPLLEKAMNLQQELLMMMPEEVGDETLEQEKYLLKMAKKIFLMIAGAGAQKYQEKLQHEQELLSNVADIVSEIFSMESAILRTEKAIGVTGLEKNEQKLLMTQVYCQEAFNRIEAHAKESLVAMEEGDSLRTMISILRKLTRHTPINVITKKRDIAAKVLESEKYVV encoded by the coding sequence ATGAGTGATGTAAAACAAGAGATTGTAAAAGGTGCCAGTTTCCTAATAGAAGATGTAGCTGCTGAGAGTGTGTTCACACCAGAGGATTTTACGGAAGAACATGTCATGATCGGTAAGACTGCAGAAGATTTTGTTGTGAATGAAGTTGTTCCAGAAATCGAGAAAATCGAAGAGCATCAATTTGATATTTCAAGAAGGTTACTTTCTGAAGCGGGAGAACTTGGTTTGTTAGGGGCAGACGTTCCTGAGGAATATGGTGGCCTCGGTCTCGATAAAATAAGTTCATCAATCATTACTGAAAAATTTGCACGTGCAGGCTCTTTCTCGTTAAGTTATGGTGCTCATGTTGGAATTGGTTCTCTTCCAATTGTATTTTTCGGAAACCATGAGCAAAAGGAAAAGTATTTACCTGCATTAGCTACAGGGGAAAAAATTGCAGCATATGCTCTCACAGAACCTGGTTCAGGCTCAGATGCACTTGGAGCGAAAACGACAGCGGTATTAAACGAAGCAGGTACTCACTATGTATTAAATGGGGAAAAACAGTGGATTACAAACTCAGCTTTTGCCGATGTGTTTGTCGTTTACGCAAAAATTGATGGAGAGCATTTCTCAGCATTTATCGTTGAAAAGGAATATGAAGGTGTGTCTACAGGTCCTGAAGAAAAGAAAATGGGGATTAAAGGTTCATCGACACGTACATTAATTCTTGAGGATGCGCTTGTTCCGAAAGATAACTTGCTTGGTGAAGCAGGCAAAGGTCATATTATTGCCTTTAACATATTAAACGTTGGACGCTATAAGCTTGGTATTGGAACAGTTGGTGGCTCAAAGCGTTGTTTAGAGCTTGCAGCGAACTATGCGAATGAGAGAAAGCAATTTAAACAGCCAATTGCCAAGTTCACATTAATTCAAGAAAAACTAGCGAATATGGCAACGATGATTTATGCGGCGGAAAGCTCAATTTACAGAACAGGCGGTTTATTCGAAGAACGACTTGGTGGTTTAACTGATGAAGAACAAAAGGATGGAAGAGAAGTAGCTAAGGCAATTGCGGAGTATGCCGTTGAATGTTCATTAAATAAAATTGTCGGCTCAGAAACTCTAGATTATGTAGCCGATGAAGCCGTTCAAATTCATGGTGGCTACGGCTTTATGGCGGAGTATGAAGTGGAAAGAGCTTATCGTGATTCGCGAATTAATCGAATTTTTGAAGGAACCAATGAAATCAATCGCCTTTTAGTTCCAGGTACAATCCTTCGAAAAGCGATGAAAGGTGAACTTCCACTTTTAGAAAAAGCAATGAATCTTCAACAAGAGTTATTAATGATGATGCCAGAGGAAGTTGGCGATGAAACATTAGAGCAAGAGAAATATTTGTTGAAAATGGCAAAGAAGATTTTCTTAATGATTGCGGGTGCAGGCGCTCAAAAGTATCAAGAAAAGCTTCAGCATGAACAAGAGTTACTTTCAAACGTGGCTGACATTGTAAGTGAAATTTTCTCAATGGAATCTGCCATCCTTCGTACTGAAAAAGCGATTGGAGTAACAGGTTTAGAGAAAAACGAACAAAAGCTATTAATGACTCAAGTATATTGCCAAGAAGCATTTAACCGCATTGAAGCGCATGCCAAAGAATCGCTTGTTGCTATGGAAGAGGGCGACTCATTACGTACAATGATTTCAATTTTACGTAAGCTTACTCGCCATACACCAATTAATGTCATTACGAAAAAACGCGACATTGCCGCGAAAGTTCTTGAAAGCGAAAAGTATGTAGTCTAA
- a CDS encoding acetyl-CoA C-acetyltransferase, with the protein MREAVIVAGARTPVGKAKKGTLAHVRPDDLGAIAVKETLKRAGDFDPTKIDDVIIGCAMPEAEQGMNVARNIGALAGLPDTVPAITINRYCSSGLQSIAYAAERIMLGHSTSIIAGGAESMSLIPMGGHVIAPNPTLVENAPEYYMGMGYTAEEVAKRFEISRVDQDAFAVESHRRAALAIKEGKFNDEIVPVDVTLRSVGEDHKLQEKKVTLSTDEGVRPDTSVNGLAKLRPAFHPKGSVTAGNASQMSDGAASVLVMDREAAESNGLTPIVKFRSFAVAGVPPEIMGIGPVEAIPKAIALAGLELSDIGLFELNEAFASQSLQVIRHLQLDPERVNVNGGAIALGHPLGCTGTKLTLSLMHEMKRRGEQFGVVTMCIGGGMGAAGVFELL; encoded by the coding sequence TTGAGAGAAGCGGTAATTGTAGCTGGTGCAAGAACACCAGTTGGAAAAGCAAAAAAAGGGACACTGGCTCATGTAAGACCAGATGACCTTGGAGCGATAGCAGTGAAAGAAACGTTAAAGCGAGCGGGAGATTTTGACCCGACGAAAATAGATGATGTCATTATCGGTTGTGCAATGCCGGAAGCTGAGCAAGGGATGAATGTAGCTCGAAATATCGGTGCATTAGCAGGGTTGCCTGATACGGTTCCTGCCATCACTATAAACCGTTATTGTTCATCTGGGCTACAAAGTATTGCCTATGCCGCAGAGCGGATTATGTTAGGACATTCTACTTCGATAATTGCGGGCGGAGCCGAATCCATGAGCTTAATTCCTATGGGTGGTCATGTCATTGCGCCCAATCCAACTTTAGTTGAAAATGCTCCGGAATATTATATGGGAATGGGCTATACGGCAGAGGAAGTAGCAAAACGTTTTGAGATTAGTCGTGTTGACCAAGATGCGTTTGCGGTTGAAAGTCATCGCCGCGCCGCACTAGCAATTAAAGAAGGCAAGTTTAATGATGAAATTGTGCCAGTGGACGTTACACTACGTTCTGTTGGAGAGGATCATAAATTACAAGAGAAAAAAGTGACACTAAGCACCGATGAAGGAGTACGACCGGACACATCAGTGAATGGATTAGCGAAACTACGACCAGCGTTTCACCCTAAAGGCTCAGTCACTGCAGGTAATGCTTCACAAATGAGTGACGGGGCTGCGAGTGTACTTGTAATGGATAGAGAAGCAGCAGAATCAAATGGTTTAACTCCAATTGTAAAATTCCGTTCGTTTGCTGTTGCAGGTGTTCCTCCAGAAATTATGGGGATTGGTCCAGTTGAAGCGATTCCAAAAGCAATTGCTCTAGCAGGCTTAGAGCTCTCTGATATTGGATTATTTGAATTAAATGAAGCCTTTGCTTCTCAATCACTTCAAGTGATTCGTCATTTGCAGTTAGACCCTGAGAGAGTAAATGTCAATGGGGGAGCGATTGCACTAGGTCATCCACTTGGATGTACAGGAACAAAATTAACTCTATCGCTCATGCATGAGATGAAGCGTAGAGGAGAGCAATTTGGTGTTGTGACAATGTGTATCGGTGGAGGCATGGGAGCTGCCGGGGTATTTGAATTACTTTAA
- a CDS encoding 3-hydroxyacyl-CoA dehydrogenase/enoyl-CoA hydratase family protein gives MIGQIRKAAVLGSGVMGSGIAAHLANVGIPTLLLDIVPRELSQEEQTKGLTLDDAQVRNRISTSSRQKLLKQKPAPLTEKGNISLIEAGNFEDDMKRLSEVDWIIEVVVENLDIKKKVFEQVDQYRKKGSIVSSNTSGISVEAMAEGRSEDFQSHFLGTHFFNPPRYLKLLEIIPTQHTSDEVISFMTAFAEDTLGKGVVSAKDTPNFIANRIGTYGLLITVDQMVKGGFSVGEIDSVTGPAIGRPKSATFRTLDVVGLDTFLHVAKNVYDKVDGKEKDVFDPPSFMKEMGEKGWIGSKSGQGFYLKTKGANGSEILELDPTTLEYGPRKKLSTKSTEAARQAKSLKNKVRTLAYADDRAGELLWGIFKPVLIYTAEKCYEIANDIHAIDQAMKWGFGWEQGPFELWDALGVEKSIARMEAEGEVVPVWVKEMIAAGHDSFYKENAYYHKGDYVAIQENKKVIHLRTVKKEESNVIFKNSGASLIDLGDGVACLEFHSPNNSIGLDVMQMINKSIEEVEKNYKGLVIGNQGKNFCVGANLMMILMEAQDYNFFEIDIVVRQFQKSMANIRYSAKPVVVAPHAMTLGGGTEICLPSASIQAASETYMGLVEVGVGLIPGGGGNKELYLRNLERLPQGTTIDLQAVANKTFETIAMAKVATSAAEARVNGFLSERDGITMNGDHALHAAKQQVIHLHDQGYVAPTRKKIKVVGEPGYATMLLGAKTMQFGGMISEHDMKIAEKLAFVIAGGRVPRGTEVDEQYLLDIEREAFLSLVGEPKTQQRMQHMLAKGKPLRN, from the coding sequence ATGATTGGTCAAATACGAAAAGCCGCCGTTTTAGGCTCTGGTGTCATGGGTTCGGGAATTGCCGCTCATTTAGCGAATGTGGGGATCCCAACATTGTTATTAGATATTGTCCCTCGTGAGCTTTCACAAGAGGAACAAACAAAAGGTCTGACTTTAGATGATGCTCAAGTTCGAAATCGGATAAGTACGAGTTCACGTCAAAAATTGTTAAAGCAAAAGCCAGCTCCACTTACTGAGAAAGGGAACATTTCTTTAATTGAAGCAGGTAACTTTGAAGACGATATGAAACGACTTAGTGAAGTCGATTGGATTATTGAAGTTGTTGTTGAAAATTTGGATATAAAGAAAAAAGTATTTGAACAGGTAGACCAATACCGCAAAAAAGGTTCAATTGTAAGTTCAAATACATCAGGGATCTCAGTGGAAGCGATGGCGGAAGGTCGTTCTGAAGATTTTCAGAGTCACTTTTTAGGAACTCATTTCTTCAATCCACCACGTTATTTAAAATTACTTGAAATCATACCTACTCAACATACAAGCGATGAAGTCATTTCATTTATGACAGCGTTTGCAGAGGATACGCTTGGTAAAGGTGTGGTATCTGCAAAGGATACACCTAACTTTATTGCGAATCGAATTGGAACATATGGCTTACTCATTACAGTTGACCAAATGGTTAAAGGTGGTTTCTCCGTTGGTGAGATTGATTCCGTGACAGGACCAGCGATAGGGCGACCAAAAAGTGCGACTTTCAGAACGCTAGATGTAGTTGGCCTTGATACATTTTTACACGTTGCCAAGAACGTTTATGACAAAGTAGACGGAAAAGAAAAAGATGTTTTTGACCCACCGAGCTTTATGAAGGAAATGGGTGAAAAAGGCTGGATAGGTAGTAAGTCGGGGCAAGGCTTTTATTTGAAGACTAAAGGGGCAAATGGCAGTGAAATTCTTGAACTAGACCCAACTACACTTGAATATGGTCCGCGAAAAAAGCTCAGTACGAAATCAACAGAAGCAGCACGTCAAGCAAAGAGTTTAAAAAATAAAGTCCGAACGTTAGCTTATGCCGATGACCGAGCAGGTGAATTGTTATGGGGAATTTTCAAGCCAGTCCTTATTTATACTGCTGAAAAATGCTATGAAATTGCAAATGACATTCATGCCATTGACCAAGCGATGAAGTGGGGCTTTGGTTGGGAACAAGGACCATTTGAACTGTGGGATGCATTAGGTGTGGAAAAATCTATAGCACGGATGGAAGCAGAGGGAGAAGTGGTTCCGGTTTGGGTTAAAGAAATGATAGCTGCCGGTCATGATTCCTTTTATAAAGAAAACGCGTATTATCACAAAGGTGACTATGTAGCGATACAAGAAAATAAAAAAGTCATACATCTTAGAACAGTAAAAAAAGAAGAAAGTAACGTCATCTTTAAGAACAGTGGAGCCTCGCTTATTGATTTAGGTGACGGAGTAGCTTGCTTGGAATTCCATTCACCAAACAACTCAATTGGGTTAGATGTCATGCAAATGATTAACAAATCAATTGAAGAAGTTGAAAAGAATTATAAAGGTCTTGTGATTGGAAACCAAGGAAAGAACTTCTGTGTTGGTGCTAATCTGATGATGATTTTAATGGAAGCGCAAGATTATAATTTCTTTGAAATTGATATCGTTGTTCGTCAGTTCCAAAAATCAATGGCAAACATACGCTATTCAGCTAAACCAGTTGTCGTTGCGCCACATGCGATGACGCTTGGCGGAGGTACTGAAATTTGCTTGCCATCGGCTAGTATTCAAGCAGCTTCTGAGACTTACATGGGTCTAGTAGAGGTAGGAGTTGGACTGATTCCAGGTGGAGGTGGAAACAAAGAGTTGTACCTTCGAAACCTTGAACGCCTTCCTCAAGGAACAACGATTGATTTACAAGCTGTCGCTAATAAAACATTTGAAACGATTGCAATGGCAAAAGTGGCGACCTCTGCGGCTGAAGCGAGAGTTAATGGATTTTTAAGTGAACGTGATGGCATTACGATGAACGGTGACCATGCATTGCATGCAGCGAAGCAACAAGTTATCCATCTCCATGACCAAGGCTATGTAGCACCAACTCGTAAGAAGATAAAAGTTGTTGGAGAACCAGGTTATGCGACAATGCTTCTTGGAGCGAAAACGATGCAATTTGGTGGCATGATTTCTGAGCATGATATGAAAATTGCTGAGAAACTAGCGTTTGTTATTGCGGGAGGTCGTGTCCCAAGAGGTACAGAAGTCGATGAGCAATATTTGTTAGATATTGAAAGAGAAGCGTTTTTAAGCTTAGTTGGGGAACCGAAAACGCAACAAAGAATGCAACACATGTTAGCTAAAGGTAAGCCGTTACGTAATTAA
- a CDS encoding spore coat protein: MSQQNNKIQNPKTQVPESPQMNDRDYINDILATEKYMTNNYSYALNEASHESLYHTVSTIFNETQNCQRELFNLMFKKGWYSFEATPQQKLDQTYQQFQGYSTQFPYGGTH; the protein is encoded by the coding sequence ATGAGTCAGCAAAATAATAAAATTCAAAACCCTAAAACTCAAGTTCCTGAATCGCCACAAATGAACGACCGTGATTACATTAATGATATCCTTGCTACTGAAAAGTATATGACGAACAATTATAGTTATGCGTTAAATGAAGCAAGTCATGAAAGTTTATATCACACAGTCAGCACCATCTTCAATGAAACGCAAAATTGCCAACGTGAATTATTTAATTTAATGTTCAAAAAAGGGTGGTACTCGTTTGAAGCCACTCCACAACAAAAGTTGGATCAAACGTACCAACAATTCCAAGGCTATTCTACCCAATTCCCATACGGCGGAACGCACTAA
- a CDS encoding DUF2573 family protein — protein MNQKLNEQLEGLLTKYTELLLGEENEELREKVKAWALFTHISKSMPPLAKHWNEQYPDGKEGIKELITEIQQLNQKARGNN, from the coding sequence GTGAATCAAAAACTGAACGAACAGTTAGAAGGGTTACTAACAAAGTATACAGAGCTTTTATTAGGAGAGGAAAATGAGGAACTACGAGAGAAAGTAAAAGCTTGGGCATTGTTTACTCATATCTCCAAAAGCATGCCTCCGTTAGCAAAGCATTGGAATGAACAGTATCCAGATGGAAAAGAAGGCATAAAGGAACTGATAACGGAAATTCAACAGCTTAATCAGAAGGCTCGAGGGAATAATTAA